One genomic segment of Virgibacillus doumboii includes these proteins:
- a CDS encoding alpha/beta fold hydrolase has product MTVETKEDKFVNLNGEKIHINVIGDGKAIVFLHGGPGSEHRFFLPHVLPLSENFMLVLYDQRGCGRSELAQDSQYSIEKEVNTLELLRKELDLEKMNLFGESWGSMLALLYATKYPERVNKLFLTAAIGATAEGYKAFKKELMKRITLKDKIRLLLMDRKVKKGVTTTDDVLNILDPYYVFSKDTLSSKEKTSINDTVNRSIGEDILQNYDVTNKLHRLTDIPITVAQGSHDILPPAKLEELLIKHIPHAKLHEIQNCGHWTVVEKPDEINAIAEEFFAE; this is encoded by the coding sequence ATGACTGTTGAAACAAAAGAAGATAAATTTGTTAATTTGAATGGAGAAAAAATACATATAAATGTAATAGGTGACGGGAAAGCAATTGTTTTTCTCCATGGTGGTCCGGGAAGTGAGCATCGATTTTTTCTTCCGCACGTATTGCCTTTATCGGAAAATTTCATGTTGGTTTTATACGATCAGAGAGGCTGCGGCAGGTCGGAGTTGGCTCAGGATAGTCAATATTCGATAGAAAAAGAAGTGAATACCCTGGAACTCTTGCGGAAAGAACTTGACCTGGAAAAAATGAATTTGTTTGGGGAGTCGTGGGGCTCTATGCTTGCGTTGCTCTATGCAACGAAATATCCGGAAAGAGTCAATAAACTATTTCTAACTGCCGCCATTGGAGCTACTGCAGAAGGATATAAAGCATTTAAAAAAGAATTAATGAAAAGAATTACGCTGAAGGACAAAATAAGGCTTTTGTTAATGGATAGAAAAGTGAAAAAAGGGGTCACCACCACTGACGATGTATTGAACATACTGGATCCTTATTACGTATTTTCGAAGGATACATTAAGCTCGAAGGAAAAAACGAGCATAAATGACACTGTTAATCGTTCGATTGGTGAAGATATCCTGCAAAATTATGACGTAACAAACAAGCTTCATAGATTAACTGATATTCCAATAACAGTCGCACAGGGAAGCCATGATATCCTTCCCCCAGCAAAACTAGAAGAATTGTTAATAAAACATATCCCGCATGCTAAATTACATGAAATTCAAAACTGCGGTCATTGGACTGTGGTGGAGAAGCCGGATGAAATTAACGCAATTGCTGAAGAATTTTTCGCTGAATAG
- a CDS encoding VOC family protein, with product MSFIEKIDTICLKVSDIEKSCKWYEDVLGLKEAFSGEGYRIFSVGESEIPLTLEESCENNDSPQKGVYPIFFTRDIEDAYNQLKEQSVKVSEIQHDGTNTFFDFYDLDQNRLQICFWE from the coding sequence ATGAGTTTTATCGAAAAAATAGACACGATTTGTTTAAAAGTCAGCGATATTGAAAAATCATGTAAGTGGTATGAGGATGTCTTAGGGTTGAAAGAAGCTTTTAGCGGTGAAGGTTACCGGATTTTTAGTGTTGGGGAAAGTGAAATACCTTTAACCCTTGAAGAGAGCTGTGAAAATAACGATTCTCCACAGAAGGGAGTTTATCCGATTTTTTTTACCAGGGATATTGAAGATGCCTATAACCAGTTAAAAGAACAGAGTGTGAAAGTTAGTGAAATTCAACATGACGGTACGAATACATTCTTTGATTTTTATGACTTGGATCAAAACAGACTGCAAATCTGCTTCTGGGAATAA
- a CDS encoding GNAT family N-acetyltransferase: MKLTTERLILGPYEDKDEGFLMAMLSDPEMMRFIGEGQPKDESGTKKFLEWIYGTYEQGAEFGLHVIVRKDDRVPVGHAGLVPQLVDGKKELEIGYWIMRNYWGLGYATEAAAALKKYGRQKLGQQRLIALIQPENVGSKIVAEKIGMHVEKKIVLSGQEVLVYVAREETS; this comes from the coding sequence ATGAAACTGACAACAGAAAGATTAATTTTGGGACCCTATGAAGATAAAGATGAAGGTTTCCTTATGGCTATGTTATCCGATCCCGAAATGATGCGCTTTATAGGAGAAGGTCAGCCGAAAGATGAAAGCGGTACAAAGAAATTCCTGGAATGGATTTATGGTACATATGAACAAGGTGCGGAATTTGGTTTGCATGTGATAGTTCGAAAAGATGACCGGGTGCCGGTAGGCCATGCTGGCCTGGTTCCGCAGTTGGTTGACGGTAAAAAAGAATTGGAAATTGGTTATTGGATTATGCGCAATTATTGGGGGCTTGGTTATGCCACAGAAGCTGCTGCAGCACTGAAAAAGTATGGTCGGCAAAAGTTAGGCCAACAACGATTGATTGCGTTAATCCAGCCAGAAAACGTTGGTTCGAAAATAGTGGCTGAGAAAATTGGAATGCATGTTGAAAAGAAAATCGTGCTTTCCGGGCAGGAAGTTCTTGTTTACGTCGCAAGGGAGGAGACCTCATGA
- a CDS encoding GNAT family N-acetyltransferase, whose product MNIRLLQPSDAEKYWELRLEALKQNPEAFATSYEEAMNRKNPIEITAKRLEGNYTFGAFNNDELVGMVTLLQETHLKLRHKAHILAMYVSPKIRGAGAGEELLSKAIEQAKEMKEVEQLNLAVVTTNEKAKGLYKKAGFKTFGMEEKAMKHNGIYYDEEYMALTLKN is encoded by the coding sequence ATGAATATCAGATTATTACAACCATCAGATGCAGAAAAATACTGGGAATTAAGATTGGAAGCATTAAAACAAAATCCGGAAGCTTTTGCTACGAGTTATGAAGAGGCAATGAACCGGAAAAATCCAATAGAGATTACAGCAAAAAGATTAGAAGGGAACTACACATTTGGTGCATTTAATAATGACGAACTTGTTGGCATGGTTACGTTGCTTCAGGAAACGCATCTGAAGTTAAGGCATAAAGCGCACATATTGGCAATGTATGTCAGTCCAAAAATACGTGGTGCAGGAGCTGGTGAAGAACTTCTTTCAAAAGCTATCGAGCAGGCTAAGGAAATGAAGGAAGTGGAACAGCTCAATTTGGCGGTAGTAACAACCAATGAAAAAGCGAAAGGACTTTATAAAAAAGCAGGGTTTAAGACCTTTGGCATGGAAGAAAAAGCCATGAAACATAATGGTATTTACTATGATGAAGAATATATGGCATTGACGCTGAAAAATTAG
- a CDS encoding GNAT family N-acetyltransferase: protein MERTNISLPNERLLLRELTENDWVDVHKYASQEKVCQYQPWGPNTTEESMEFVKQVIKDASREPRTRYVFAIVYKVYEKMIGAGELNIRDSTNKVGEVSYIVNPEYWGKGIATDAAKLLIDFGFTNFSLHRIYATCDPRNIGSAKVLEKAGMTREGRIREDLLLKDGWRDSLLYSVLQHEWRN from the coding sequence ATCGAACGTACGAATATTTCTCTTCCAAATGAAAGGCTGTTATTAAGGGAACTTACCGAAAATGATTGGGTTGATGTCCATAAATACGCTTCACAGGAAAAGGTTTGTCAATATCAGCCATGGGGACCAAATACAACGGAAGAATCGATGGAATTTGTTAAGCAAGTAATAAAAGATGCCAGCCGGGAACCTAGAACGAGATATGTATTTGCAATTGTTTATAAGGTTTATGAAAAAATGATTGGAGCTGGCGAGTTAAATATTAGAGATTCCACGAATAAGGTTGGTGAGGTCAGCTACATTGTTAATCCTGAATATTGGGGAAAAGGAATTGCAACAGATGCGGCTAAACTATTGATAGATTTCGGTTTTACTAATTTTTCCCTTCATCGAATTTACGCTACGTGTGACCCAAGGAATATCGGCTCAGCAAAAGTGTTGGAAAAGGCAGGCATGACGAGGGAAGGGAGAATTCGTGAGGACTTGTTGCTGAAAGATGGCTGGCGGGATTCATTGCTATACAGTGTGTTGCAACATGAATGGAGGAATTAG
- a CDS encoding alpha/beta fold hydrolase translates to MNELEYKILGEGETTLVIELGIGGSFYSWYPFVQQIKKDFTVVLYHRAGYGKSALPKNSRTTEHIAQELDSLIEKLHIKEKFILMGHSFGGLCVQQYARMYPQKLNGVLLVDSTSYNFQQLYDLDLPVMYSMISLEQMIESNRETARKSKEALLYVFKETIEEHEKILPEIELKAFIEFISKPSFFETVADEFQNWGKSSEIIKESAEFPDIPLNVIARDKELSAKPFIEHGIPEKEERLHEDVWRELQEELAELSSKGELIIAEQSDHEIHRERPDVIIQCLERFRSLKLNRIGGESVKNQYQKYEKLIEKVTFFCEQQKDIRTVMIVGSRARQDQHADEWSDLDLVIFTTQQGKYLSFEDWIQEIGPYWMSFIENTAVGGGKERRVLFEDALDVDFSVFPVHIFDYMINDDETKQVLSRGIRILVDKDGLLDNFHLETQDIQMYESNSWPSQDEWTELIHDFWYHAVWSTKKLLRGEWWTAKVCIDYDLKQLLLKITELHAKANYGKNYDTWHNGRFFDEWADPAIREELKYCYARYDADEMQQALIHTMDLFRKVAKETAQRSEYSYPNQADVKATEWIYQQLEKRP, encoded by the coding sequence ATGAATGAACTTGAATACAAAATACTTGGTGAAGGAGAAACCACTCTTGTAATTGAGTTGGGCATTGGTGGATCCTTTTACAGTTGGTACCCCTTCGTCCAGCAAATAAAGAAAGATTTCACTGTCGTTTTATATCATAGGGCTGGGTACGGTAAGAGTGCTTTACCGAAAAATTCCAGAACAACGGAGCACATTGCGCAGGAACTTGATAGTTTGATAGAAAAGTTACATATTAAGGAAAAGTTTATATTAATGGGCCATTCTTTTGGCGGCTTATGTGTCCAGCAGTATGCACGGATGTATCCACAAAAATTAAATGGAGTCCTATTAGTTGATTCAACATCATATAACTTCCAGCAATTATACGACCTTGATCTTCCAGTAATGTATTCCATGATATCGCTGGAACAAATGATTGAGAGTAATAGGGAGACTGCCAGGAAATCAAAGGAAGCCCTGCTATACGTATTTAAAGAAACGATAGAAGAACATGAAAAAATATTGCCCGAAATTGAGTTAAAAGCGTTTATAGAATTTATATCTAAACCTTCTTTTTTCGAAACGGTTGCTGATGAATTTCAAAACTGGGGAAAAAGCAGTGAAATTATTAAAGAATCAGCAGAATTTCCTGATATTCCCTTAAATGTCATAGCAAGAGATAAGGAACTATCAGCAAAGCCCTTTATCGAACATGGGATACCGGAGAAAGAGGAAAGATTACATGAAGACGTTTGGAGAGAATTGCAGGAAGAATTAGCCGAATTGTCCAGTAAAGGCGAACTAATCATCGCAGAACAGAGTGATCATGAAATACATAGAGAAAGACCTGACGTCATCATTCAGTGTTTGGAAAGGTTCCGTTCGTTAAAACTTAATAGAATTGGTGGTGAGTCTGTGAAAAACCAATATCAAAAATATGAGAAGTTAATCGAAAAAGTAACCTTTTTTTGTGAACAGCAAAAAGATATTCGCACTGTGATGATTGTTGGATCAAGGGCACGACAGGATCAACATGCAGATGAGTGGTCTGATCTGGATTTGGTGATTTTTACAACACAGCAGGGTAAATATTTATCGTTTGAAGATTGGATTCAGGAAATAGGACCTTACTGGATGAGTTTTATTGAAAATACTGCGGTTGGAGGCGGCAAAGAACGTCGCGTGCTTTTTGAAGATGCGCTGGATGTTGATTTCTCGGTGTTTCCAGTACATATTTTTGATTACATGATTAATGATGATGAGACAAAACAGGTTTTAAGCAGAGGTATCCGCATTTTAGTAGACAAAGATGGTCTGCTTGATAACTTTCATCTAGAAACGCAGGATATACAAATGTACGAATCCAACTCATGGCCTTCACAGGATGAGTGGACCGAACTTATTCATGACTTTTGGTATCATGCGGTTTGGAGTACGAAAAAACTTTTGCGCGGTGAATGGTGGACCGCAAAGGTATGTATTGATTACGACTTGAAGCAGTTATTGTTAAAAATTACGGAATTACATGCCAAGGCTAATTACGGGAAAAATTACGACACCTGGCATAATGGCAGGTTTTTTGATGAATGGGCAGACCCTGCTATCAGGGAAGAACTCAAATATTGCTATGCCCGTTATGATGCTGATGAAATGCAACAGGCTTTAATACATACGATGGATTTGTTCCGAAAAGTTGCCAAGGAAACTGCTCAGCGATCGGAATATTCTTACCCTAATCAGGCTGATGTTAAGGCGACAGAATGGATTTATCAGCAACTGGAAAAGAGACCATAA